The following are from one region of the Alkalimarinus sediminis genome:
- a CDS encoding flagellar brake protein encodes MPEDLNSKDSQRRFEALGVSIGSSLTIETMSPNRRMTVKVMGYVVGKSVLVTPPMKDGKEQLLEIGESVAVRMLIRKQICAFETRVKYRSLQPYSYYHLEYPTELVSLQVRSSERVDVNLPVLINSDFDIGMGDWPKHGVITNMSKTGAAITSTSSFGEKGHEVIVVLDIEVSGLKRSLALNAVIRNKEIIDGGSDSFSFGVQFVDLKDEDTLSLTGFIYENELGT; translated from the coding sequence TTGCCTGAAGATCTGAACTCAAAAGACAGTCAACGCAGGTTTGAGGCTTTAGGGGTCTCTATTGGCTCGTCTTTAACTATCGAAACGATGTCTCCTAATAGACGAATGACGGTAAAAGTCATGGGGTACGTTGTAGGTAAAAGCGTGTTAGTTACGCCACCAATGAAAGATGGCAAAGAACAGCTTTTAGAGATTGGTGAGTCGGTAGCTGTTAGGATGCTTATCAGAAAACAGATCTGTGCTTTTGAAACCCGCGTTAAATATCGGTCACTTCAGCCTTATTCATACTACCATCTTGAATATCCTACAGAGCTTGTCTCGCTTCAAGTAAGAAGTTCGGAGCGCGTTGACGTAAATCTCCCCGTATTGATTAATAGCGATTTTGATATTGGTATGGGAGACTGGCCAAAGCATGGTGTCATTACCAATATGAGCAAAACCGGTGCAGCCATCACCAGTACAAGTTCATTCGGAGAAAAAGGCCACGAAGTGATAGTGGTTCTAGATATTGAGGTCAGTGGCCTCAAAAGATCTTTGGCGCTCAACGCGGTTATTAGAAATAAAGAGATAATCGATGGAGGCAGTGACTCATTTAGTTTTGGTGTGCAGTT